A window of Streptomyces sp. DG1A-41 contains these coding sequences:
- a CDS encoding enoyl-CoA hydratase/isomerase family protein codes for MEPQLLYSVTDSVATVVIRHPEKRNAMTAAMWRSLPPLLEGLAGDPAVRALVLTGEGGTFCAGADISTLRGSPEEAQRLAVEAEEALAAFPKPTLAAVRGHCVGGGAQLAAACDLRFAEEGALFGVTPAKLGIVYPASSTRRLVALVGPATAKYLLFSGELIDAERALRTGLADEVLPEGQLDKRLAEFTRVLVSRSQLTQAAAKEFANGRTDRDAYWAARARESGDTAEGVAAFLERRQPRFGWSVPRAG; via the coding sequence ATGGAGCCGCAGCTGCTGTACAGCGTGACCGACTCGGTCGCGACGGTCGTCATCCGCCATCCCGAGAAGCGCAACGCCATGACGGCCGCGATGTGGCGCTCCCTGCCGCCGCTGCTGGAGGGACTCGCGGGCGATCCGGCCGTGCGGGCGCTGGTACTCACCGGCGAGGGCGGCACGTTCTGCGCGGGGGCCGACATCTCGACGCTGCGGGGCTCGCCGGAGGAGGCGCAGCGGCTGGCCGTGGAGGCCGAGGAGGCACTCGCCGCGTTCCCGAAGCCGACGCTGGCGGCGGTGCGCGGGCACTGCGTGGGCGGCGGGGCGCAGCTGGCGGCGGCCTGTGATCTGCGGTTCGCCGAGGAGGGGGCGCTGTTCGGTGTGACGCCGGCGAAGCTCGGCATCGTGTATCCGGCGTCCTCGACCAGGCGGCTGGTGGCCCTGGTCGGGCCGGCCACCGCCAAGTACCTGCTGTTCTCCGGCGAACTGATCGACGCGGAGCGGGCGCTGCGCACCGGGCTGGCCGACGAGGTGCTGCCCGAGGGTCAACTGGACAAGCGGCTCGCCGAGTTCACCCGGGTTCTGGTGTCCCGTTCGCAGCTGACGCAGGCCGCGGCCAAGGAATTCGCGAACGGGCGCACGGACCGCGACGCCTACTGGGCCGCGCGGGCACGCGAGAGCGGCGACACCGCGGAGGGCGTGGCCGCGTTCCTGGAGCGCAGGCAGCCGCGGTTCGGCTGGAGCGTGCCCAGGGCAGGATGA
- the idi gene encoding isopentenyl-diphosphate Delta-isomerase produces MPITPATATHSPSNGTADAILLELVDEDGVTIGTAEKLAAHQPPGQLHRAFSVFLFDEYGRLLLQQRALGKYHSPGVWSNTCCGHPYPGEAPFAAAARRTYEELGASPSLLAEAGTVRYNHPDPESGLVEQEYNHLFVGMVQAVLRPDPEEVASTAFVTPPELAERHAKDTFSSWFMTVLDAARPAIRELTGTSAGW; encoded by the coding sequence ATGCCGATCACACCTGCCACCGCGACGCACAGCCCGTCGAACGGCACCGCAGACGCGATTTTGCTGGAACTGGTCGACGAGGACGGCGTGACGATCGGCACCGCGGAGAAGCTCGCCGCCCACCAGCCGCCCGGGCAGTTGCACCGCGCGTTCTCCGTGTTCCTCTTCGACGAGTACGGCCGGCTGCTGCTCCAGCAGCGGGCGCTGGGCAAGTACCACTCCCCCGGTGTGTGGTCGAACACCTGCTGCGGCCACCCCTACCCCGGCGAGGCGCCCTTCGCGGCGGCGGCGCGTCGGACCTACGAGGAGCTCGGCGCCTCCCCGTCCCTGCTGGCCGAGGCGGGCACGGTCCGCTACAACCACCCGGACCCGGAGTCCGGTCTGGTGGAGCAGGAGTACAACCACCTCTTCGTCGGGATGGTGCAGGCCGTGCTGCGGCCGGATCCGGAGGAGGTCGCGTCGACGGCGTTCGTGACCCCGCCCGAACTGGCGGAGCGGCACGCCAAGGACACCTTCTCGTCCTGGTTCATGACCGTCCTGGACGCGGCCCGGCCGGCGATCAGGGAGCTGACCGGCACGTCCGCCGGCTGGTGA
- the galE gene encoding UDP-glucose 4-epimerase GalE, translated as MTWLITGGAGYIGAHVARAMNEAGERVLALDDLSAGVPARLPADVPLIEGSSLDGDLLKRVFAEHGVTGVVHLAARKQVAESVAQPTRYYRENVGGLVTLLGAVAGAGIEHFVFSSSAAVYGDPGVDLITEDTPCAPVNPYGETKLAGERLVRAAGRAHGISTVCLRYFNVAGAAAPELADTGVFNIVPMVFDRLTRDEAPRIFGDDYPTQDGTCVRDYVHVADLAEAHLAAARRLADGGVVGNLTVNIGRGEGVSVRELISVIGEATGDRRPPLVEGRRPGDAPRAVASASRAAGELGWTARRAVREMAESAWRGWLLHHGS; from the coding sequence ATGACTTGGCTGATCACCGGCGGGGCCGGCTACATCGGGGCCCACGTGGCCAGGGCCATGAACGAGGCCGGGGAGCGGGTCCTCGCCCTGGACGACCTCTCGGCCGGGGTGCCCGCGCGGCTTCCGGCGGACGTACCGCTCATCGAGGGCTCGTCGCTCGACGGTGACCTGCTGAAGCGCGTGTTCGCCGAGCACGGCGTGACCGGTGTGGTGCATCTCGCGGCGCGCAAGCAGGTCGCCGAGTCCGTCGCGCAGCCGACGCGGTACTACCGGGAGAACGTCGGCGGTCTCGTGACCCTCCTGGGCGCGGTCGCCGGGGCCGGGATCGAGCACTTCGTGTTCTCGTCGTCAGCGGCGGTGTACGGCGACCCGGGTGTGGACCTCATCACGGAGGACACGCCCTGTGCGCCGGTGAACCCGTACGGCGAGACCAAGCTCGCCGGGGAGCGGCTGGTGCGGGCGGCGGGCCGCGCGCACGGGATCTCCACCGTATGTCTGCGCTATTTCAACGTGGCGGGCGCCGCCGCGCCGGAACTGGCCGACACGGGCGTCTTCAACATCGTCCCGATGGTCTTCGACCGGCTGACGCGCGACGAGGCGCCCAGGATCTTCGGTGACGACTACCCCACCCAGGACGGCACCTGCGTCCGTGACTACGTTCACGTCGCCGATCTGGCCGAGGCGCATCTCGCGGCGGCCCGGCGGCTCGCCGACGGGGGCGTCGTGGGCAATCTGACGGTCAACATCGGCCGGGGCGAGGGCGTCTCGGTGCGCGAGCTCATCTCGGTCATCGGCGAGGCCACCGGCGACCGCCGGCCACCGCTCGTCGAGGGCCGCCGCCCCGGGGACGCCCCGCGGGCCGTCGCTTCGGCGTCCCGGGCGGCCGGGGAACTCGGCTGGACCGCGCGGCGCGCAGTGCGCGAGATGGCCGAGTCGGCGTGGCGGGGCTGGCTCCTGCACCACGGCTCCTGA
- a CDS encoding cation diffusion facilitator family transporter, whose protein sequence is MGAGHDHGHAHGAPAGGTATSAYRGRLRVALAITLGVVVVQIVGGVLADSLALVADSAHMATDALGLGMALLAIRFANRPPSDRATFGYARAEILAALANCLLLLGVGGYVLYESVQRFVTPADTQGHLAVMFGAIGLVANMMSLALLMRGQKESLNVRGAFLEVAADALGSVTVIVSALVIMLTGWQAADPIASLVIALMIVPRTVKLLRETLNVLLEAAPKGVDMAEVRAHILATDGVEDVHDLHAWTITSGMPVLSAHVVVSSEVLSAIGHEKMLHELQDCLGGHFDVEHCTFQLEPGGHREHEARLCH, encoded by the coding sequence ATGGGGGCTGGCCACGATCACGGGCACGCGCACGGCGCGCCGGCCGGCGGTACGGCGACCTCGGCGTACCGCGGCAGGCTGCGGGTCGCGCTGGCGATCACGCTCGGCGTGGTGGTCGTCCAGATCGTCGGCGGGGTGCTCGCCGACTCGCTCGCCCTCGTCGCGGACTCGGCGCACATGGCGACGGACGCTCTGGGCCTGGGCATGGCGCTGCTCGCGATCCGCTTCGCGAACCGCCCGCCCAGCGACCGGGCCACCTTCGGCTACGCCCGCGCCGAGATCCTCGCCGCCCTGGCCAACTGTCTGCTGCTGCTCGGGGTCGGCGGGTACGTCCTGTACGAGTCGGTCCAGCGCTTCGTCACACCGGCGGACACCCAGGGCCACCTCGCTGTCATGTTCGGTGCCATCGGCCTGGTCGCCAACATGATGTCGCTGGCGCTGCTGATGCGCGGCCAGAAGGAGAGCCTGAACGTGCGCGGCGCGTTCCTCGAGGTGGCGGCGGACGCCCTGGGTTCGGTCACGGTGATCGTCTCGGCCCTTGTGATCATGCTCACCGGCTGGCAGGCCGCCGACCCGATCGCCTCCCTCGTCATCGCGCTGATGATCGTGCCGCGCACGGTGAAGCTGCTGCGCGAGACCCTGAACGTCCTGCTGGAGGCGGCGCCCAAGGGCGTCGACATGGCGGAGGTGCGAGCCCACATCCTGGCGACCGACGGGGTGGAAGACGTTCACGATCTGCACGCCTGGACGATCACCTCCGGCATGCCGGTGCTGTCGGCGCACGTGGTCGTCAGCTCGGAGGTGCTGAGCGCGATAGGCCACGAGAAGATGCTCCACGAGCTCCAGGACTGTCTCGGCGGCCACTTCGACGTGGAGCACTGCACCTTTCAGCTGGAGCCGGGCGGACACCGGGAGCACGAGGCGCGCCTCTGCCACTGA
- a CDS encoding ATP-binding protein, with protein sequence MDSDGRGFGPRPEGGAAPLGPGPADPLPYEGVWRFTAPAVDASVPQARHAVRDLLLRQGVPVSDDLAQGLLLIVSELVTNAVKHAAVLSPTIAVELAVGAEWLRVSVEDNHPYRPTALETDHGRTGGRGLLLVREITREAGGVCEVDHTASGGKVIWATLPLKPARFT encoded by the coding sequence ATGGACAGCGACGGGCGTGGGTTCGGCCCACGCCCAGAGGGCGGCGCGGCGCCCCTCGGCCCCGGGCCCGCGGATCCGCTGCCGTACGAAGGGGTCTGGCGGTTCACCGCACCGGCGGTCGACGCCTCGGTGCCGCAGGCGCGGCACGCCGTACGGGACCTGCTGCTGCGCCAAGGGGTGCCGGTCTCGGACGACCTGGCCCAGGGGCTGCTGCTGATCGTCTCGGAGCTGGTGACGAACGCCGTGAAGCACGCGGCGGTGCTCTCACCGACGATCGCCGTCGAGCTGGCCGTCGGTGCCGAGTGGCTGCGCGTGTCCGTGGAGGACAACCACCCGTACCGGCCGACAGCCCTGGAGACCGATCACGGCCGGACCGGCGGTCGCGGACTGCTGCTGGTGCGCGAGATCACCCGGGAGGCGGGCGGTGTGTGCGAGGTCGACCACACCGCGAGTGGCGGCAAGGTGATCTGGGCCACCCTGCCGCTCAAACCCGCGCGCTTCACCTAG